One genomic window of Salvia miltiorrhiza cultivar Shanhuang (shh) chromosome 4, IMPLAD_Smil_shh, whole genome shotgun sequence includes the following:
- the LOC131020259 gene encoding peptidyl-prolyl cis-trans isomerase CYP26-2, chloroplastic, giving the protein MHSSARLFYHNLIPPKPPSASAFASASASPPNPNPNPLLRRDFLSSSLFLLAADPLRAETTVTDEPSISTCTQPAPTKQAFLDISIDGQPIGRIVVGLYADAVPAGSTRFAELVSGAAGVSYRRKEFVKIMPGYVQHGGLRSYGVDAEMARKTGGKMGADDLMREWEEQSERCAGTKNVGRSVSIIVRDPSKPPPKVKLVARKGKLEIDEEEVGKDPNGTEFAIAVKDSPELDAAALVVGRVVEGMDVVERIEGVKTVQDNTTSPYFRVAKLIGDKRAVVAERGFNRPYSKIVVTNCGLIG; this is encoded by the exons ATGCATTCTTCCGCCCGCCTCTTTTACCACAATCTCATACCACCTAAACCCCCCTCCGCCTCCGCCTTCGCCTCCGCCTCCGCATCTCCTCCCAATCCCAATCCTAATCCCCTTCTCCGCCGCGATTTTCTCTCCTCGTCCTTGTTCCTACTCGCCGCCGATCCACTCAGAGCCGAAACTACTGTGACTGATGAGCCTTCAATTTCCACCTGCACTCAGCCCGCGCCAACCAAGCAGGCATTTCTCGATATCTCCATCGACGGCCAGCCTATCGGCAGGATCGTCGTCGGACTCTACGCCGACGCCGTCCCCGCCGGCTCCACTAGATTCGCCGAGCTCGTGAGCGGCGCGGCGGGCGTCAGCTACCGCAGGAAGGAGTTCGTGAAGATCATGCCCGGGTACGTGCAGCACGGCGGCCTCAGATCGTACGGCGTAGATGCGGAGATGGCGAGGAAAACTGGCGGGAAAATGGGGGCGGACGATCTGATGCGTGAGTGGGAGGAACAGAGCGAGAGGTGTGCGGGGACGAAGAACGTGGGGAGGAGCGTGAGTATAATCGTGAGGGATCCGTCGAAGCCGCCGCCAAAGGTGAAGCTGGTGGCGCGGAAGGGGAAGCTGGAGATTGATGAGGAGGAGGTGGGGAAGGATCCGAACGGGACGGAGTTTGCGATCGCGGTTAAGGACTCGCCGGAGCTGGACGCGGCGGCGTTGGTGGTGGGGAGAGTGGTGGAGGGGATGGATGTGGTGGAGAGGATTGAGGGAGTCAAGACTGTGCAGGATAATACTACTTCCCCATACTTCAG GGTGGCAAAGCTGATAGGAGACAAGAGGGCTGTAGTAGCAGAAAGAGGGTTCAACAGACCTTACTCTAAGATTGTCGTCACCAATTGCGGACTCATTGGATGA
- the LOC131020257 gene encoding uncharacterized protein LOC131020257 — MGCSFSGLNALYDAVNGAGDVWINENRFRIVRQLGEGGFAFVYLVKELISDPSNPAAGISAKIKDSSHISGDGTYAMKKVLIQNGEQLQMVRDEIRVSSQFNHPNLLPLLDHAIIAVKASQDQSWKHEAYLLFPVHLDGTLLDNTTAMKAKKEFFSTSDVLQILHQLCAGLKHMHSFDPPYAHNDVKPGNVLVTYRKGQPPVAILMDFGSARPARRQIRSRSEALQLQEWASEHCSAPFRAPELWDCPSHADIDERTDIWSLGCTLFAIMYGESPFEYALGESGGSLQLAIVNAQVKWPAGPNPPYPDALHQFVKWMLQPQATVRPCIDDIIIHVEKLVAKFSN, encoded by the exons ATGGGGTGCTCGTTCTCCGGTTTGAATGCTCTGTACGACGCCGTTAATGGCGCCGGTGATGTTTGGATCAACGAGAACCGTTTCAGGATTGTACGCCAGCTCGGAGAGGGCGGCTTTGCCTTTGTCTACCTCGTCAAGGAGCTCATCTCCGATCCTTCCAATCCCGCCGCTGGCATTTCCGCCAAAATCAAGGATTCTTCGCATATCTCCG GTGATGGAACATATGCAATGAAGAAAGTTCTGATTCAAAACGGCGAGCAACTACAGATGGTGAGGGATGAAATTCGTGTTTCGTCTCAGTTTAACCATCCTAATTTGCTTCCTCTTCTGGACCATGCAATCATTGCAGTCAAG GCTTCACAAGATCAATCCTGGAAGCATGAAGCTTACTTATTGTTTCCAGTTCATTTGGATGGAACATTATTGGACAACACCACGGCTATGAAAGCTAAGAAGGAGTTCTTTTCCACCTCAGATGTGCTTCAAATACTTCATCAG CTTTGTGCAGGACTTAAGCATATGCACAGTTTTGACCCTCCCTATGCACATAATGATGTCAAACCTGGAAATGTCCTTGTGACATACAGGAAAGGCCAGCCACCTGTGGCTATATTGATGGATTTTGGGAGTGCCCGTCCTGCAAGAAGGCAAATCCGTAGTCGTTCGGAAGCATTACAACTTCAG GAGTGGGCTTCTGAACACTGTTCTGCCCCCTTCCGAGCTCCTGAATTGTGGGATTGCCCAAGCCACGCAGACATAGATGAGAGGACTGATATCTGGTCACTAGGCTGCACCTTGTTTGCCATAAT GTATGGTGAGTCTCCTTTTGAATATGCACTTGGAGAATCAGGCGGGAGCTTACAGCTTGCTATCGTAAATGCCCAAGTAAAGTGGCCAGCCGGACCCAATCCGCCTTATCCAGATGCACTCCACCAGTTTGTAAAATGGATGCTGCAGCCCCAAGCTACTGTTCGGCCTTGCATTGATGATATCATAATTCATGTCGAAAAGTTGGTCGCAAAGTTTTCTAACTGA
- the LOC131020256 gene encoding protein SAR DEFICIENT 1 yields MAAKRFFDGDEDQPNQKRIKIRPSFASVIKEVVMVNFFENFCSALEPMLRRVVSEEVENGLKQRCMGLGPTPMQRSPSLKMIRHAPPTASLRLAFVKTLTLPIFTGTKIVDADGGPLQIVLVDHDKVPTSLPHAIKVEIVVVDGDFPAGKDAWSADEFARNIVKERNGKRPLLAGDQLSITMRDGVCFVGDVEFTDNSSWIRSRKFRLAARVVAQHAQAHPPVIQEAVTDPFVVKDHRGELYKKHHPPALEDEVWRLEKIGKGGAFHQKLSAQGINTVQDFLKLYVVDSPKLKKILGVGMSEKMWDVTLKHAKNCVMGTKMYRCHGNNYTLIFNPICQLIKAEFNGSVYHQRDFKNMQMAYIESLVKDAYAKWSSLEELDGTIPLLTPGEMVEQQQLVAYLSDSSLSSVMQNSGVVDGDYSDNQWGLAYNTTINSCTSKTGLSFLSESSSEGDIP; encoded by the exons ATGGCAGCGAAACGATTTTTCGATGGTGATGAGGATCAACCTAACCAGAAACGGATTAAAATTAGGCCCTCTTTTGCTTC TGTCATCAAAGAAGTCGTTATGGTGAATTTCTTTGAGAATTTCTGCTCAGCTTTGGAACCAATGCTTCGTAGAGtg GTGAGTGAAGAAGTGGAAAATGGGCTGAAGCAGCGTTGCATGGGATTGGGCCCAACCCCAATGCAGCGGTCTCCCTCACTGAAAATGATACGCCACGCGCCGCCCACCGCCTCCCTCCGCCTGGCCTTCGTGAAGACTCTCACTCTCCCCATCTTCACCGGCACGAAGATCGTCGACGCCGACGGCGGTCCCCTCCAGATCGTGCTCGTGGATCACGACAAGGTCCCCACTTCTCTCCCCCACGCGATCAAGGTGGAGATCGTGGTCGTCGACGGAGACTTTCCGGCCGGAAAAGACGCGTGGAGCGCCGACGAGTTCGCGAGGAATATTGTCAAGGAGAGGAACGGGAAGAGGCCGTTGCTGGCCGGGGATCAGTTGAGCATCACCATGAGAGATGGGGTTTGCTTCGTCGGAGATGTCGAATTTACCGACAATTCGAGCTGGATCCGGAGCAGGAAGTTCCGGCTGGCGGCAAGGGTGGTGGCGCAGCACGCCCAAGCTCACCCGCCTGTGATACAGGAGGCTGTCACCGACCCCTTCGTTGTTAAGGACCATCGCGGGGAAT TGTACAAGAAGCATCACCCTCCTGCACTGGAGGATGAAGTGTGGCGGCTTGAGAAGATAGGAAAAGGAGGAGCTTTCCATCAGAAACTTTCTGCTCAAGGAATCAACACCGTTCAAGATTTTCTCAAGCTATATGTTGTTGATTCGCCCAAACTTAAAAAG ATACTTGGAGTTGGGATGTCGGAGAAAATGTGGGATGTTACTCTAAAGCATGCTAAGAATTGTGTGATGGGCACGAAAATGTATAGATGTCACGGCAACAACTATACTCTCATTTTCAACCCTATATGTCAACTCATCAAGGCTGAGTTCAACGGCAGTGTTTACCACCAACGTGACTTCAAGAACATGCAAATG GCATATATTGAAAGCTTGGTGAAAGATGCATATGCAAAATGGAGTTCCTTAGAGGAATTGGATGGTACTATCCCACTTTTAACCCCAG GTGAAATGGTGGAGCAGCAGCAACTAGTAGCATATTTAAGTGACAGTAGTTTGTCATCGGTAATGCAAAACAGCGGTGTTGTTGATGGAGATTACTCCGATAATCAATGGGGATTGGCGTATAATACCACCATTAATTCTTGTACGTCAAAAACTGGCCTTAGCTTTTTATCTGAATCTTCTTCTGAAGGAGATATTccataa